One segment of Brassica napus cultivar Da-Ae chromosome C3, Da-Ae, whole genome shotgun sequence DNA contains the following:
- the LOC106389922 gene encoding DDB1- and CUL4-associated factor 6: MSRRPNKRQRSSDHTVVRIWERELGQLPNRSFSNRFSASEHLLNRLGLHKKLREHTGCVNTVSFNADGDILVSGSDDRQVILWDWDTATVKLSFDSGHCDNIFQAKFMPFSDDRSIVTSSADGQVRYSKILESGQVETCMLGIHQGQVHKLAIEPGSPFSFYTCGEDGVVKHFDLRTRVATNLFICKEAKFNLVVYLNAIAVDPRNPGLLAVAGMDEYARVYDIRSYRSETWYNYSEPVDHFCPAHLIGSDHVGITGLAYSDQSELLASYSDEFIYLFSPGMGMGPNPPSSSETETETPNPPSSSETETETETETVTETRKTIQPQVYKEHSNRETVKGVGFFGPKCEYVVSGSDCGRIFIWRKKDGELLRAMEADKHVVNCVESHPHMPLMASSGIETDIKIWTPGGTEELGSPRTAEQASVSGNSRWFTFYDEEGDDHARGYYVDDCDHDDEEEEEEDEDDSDDESSDDDESAEEEGDSDVDAEIRKDNDDDDDGDDDEDQG; this comes from the exons ATGAGTAGACGGCCGAACAAAAGGCAGAGAAGCAGCGACCATACCGTGGTGAGAATCTGGGAAAGGGAGCTGGGTCAGCTGCCCAATCGTAGTTTCTCCAATCGTTTCTCAGCCTCTGAG cATCTATTAAACCGTCTTGGTCTCCACAAGAAGCTCCGAGAGCATACGGGCTGTGTCAACACAGTAAGCTTCAATGCGGATGGAGATATCCTTGTGTCTGGTTCTGATGACAGGCAGGTTATACTCTGGGATTGGGACACTGCCACTGTCAAGCTCTCTTTCGATTCTGGCCATTGCGACAATATTTTCCAAGCCAAGTTCATGCCTTTCTCTGACGATCGCAGCATTGTTACCTCTTCTGCTGATGGACAG GTTCGCTATTCCAAAATTCTAGAGTCTGGACAAGTAGAGACTTGTATGTTGGGTATACATCAAGGACAGGTCCACAAGTTGGCTATTGAGCCTGGTAGTCCTTTCTCATTCTACACTTGTGGTGAGGATGGCGTTGTAAAGCAT TTTGATCTTAGGACACGGGTGGCTACAAATCTTTTCATTTGTAAAGAAGCAAAGTTCAATTTAGTTGTCTACTTGAATGCAATTGCAGTTGATCCGAGGAACCCTGGTCTTCTTGCCGTGGCTGGAATGGATGAGTATGCTCGTGTCTATGACATTCGCAGCTACCGCTCCGAGACTTGGTATAATTATTCCGAACCCGTAGACCACTTTTGTCCTGCTCATTTGATTGGAAGCGACCATGTGGGGATAACAGGCCTGGCTTACTCAGATCAAAGCGAGCTCCTTGCTTCATATAGCGACGAGTTCATCTATCTTTTCAGCCCTGGTATGGGGATGGGCCCGAATCCCCCTTCTTCATCTGAGACCGAGACTGAGACCCCTAATCCCCCTTCTTCGTCTGAGACCGAGACTGAGACTGAGACTGAGACTGTTACTGAGACGAGGAAGACGATACAACCGCAGGTTTATAAAGAGCACAGTAACCGGGAAACAGTCAAAGGTGTGGGATTTTTTGGACCCAAGTGTGAGTATGTTGTCAGTGGTTCGGACTGTGGCAGAATATTTATTTGGAGGAAGAAAGATGGAGAGCTTCTTCGTGCCATGGAAGCAGATAAACATGTTGTCAACTGTGTAGAGTCTCATCCTCACATGCCACTCATGGCTAGTAGTGGAATCGAGACTGACATCAAAATATGGACTCCTGGAGGAACTGAGGAACTCGGTTCGCCTAGAACTGCCGAACAG GCTTCGGTTTCTGGTAACTCTCGTTGGTTCACGTTTTATGATGAAGAGGGGGATGATCATGCACGCGGGTATTATGTGGACGATTGTGATCATGAtgacgaggaggaggaggaggaagatgaagacgaTTCTGATGATGAGAGTTCAGATGATGATGAGAGTGCAGAAGAGGAGGGGGATAGTGATGTCGACGCTGAGATTAGGaaggataatgatgatgatgatgatggtgatgatgatgaggaccAAGGATGA
- the LOC106389921 gene encoding probable protein phosphatase 2C 64, producing MLSALMNFLNACLWPHSDSASDSSGGGGRQEGLLWYRDSGHHVSGDFSMAVVQANNLLEDQSQLESAPLSTHGSGGPYGTFLGVYDGHGGPETSRFINDHMFHHLKRFAAEEQCMSPEVIKKAFQATEEGFLSIVTNQFQTRPQIATVGSCCLVTVICDGTLYVANAGDSRAVLGQVMKATGDVHAAQLSDEHNASIESVRRELQALHPDHPDIVVLKHNVWRVKGIIQVSRSIGDVYLKRSEFNREPLYAKFRLRAPFSRPLLSAEPAVTVHRLQEQDKFIICASDGLWEHMSNQEAVEMVQNHPRNGIAKRLVKMALQEAAKKREMRYSDLKKIERGVRRHFHDDITVIVVFLDAKPGELRGPVVSVRGAGVSIPKKT from the exons ATGCTATCTGCCTTGATGAACTTCCTCAATGCCTGTCTCTGGCCCCACTCCGATTCAGCCTCAGATTCTTCTGGCGGCGGCGGCCGTCAAGAGGGTCTCTTGTGGTACAGAGACTCCGGTCATCACGTCTCTGGTGACTTCTCAATGGCCGTTGTTCAAGCCAACAACTTGCTCGAGGACCAGAGCCAGCTCGAGTCTGCCCCTCTTAGCACCCACGGCTCTGGTGGTCCTTACGGCACATTTCTCGGCGTCTACGATGGCCACGGCGGCCCTGAGACTTCCCGCTTCATCAATGATCATATGTTCCACCATCTCAAAA GATTTGCTGCGGAGGAACAGTGTATGTCACCGGAAGTGATAAAGAAAGCCTTCCAAGCCACTGAAGAAGGCTTCCTATCAATAGTCACCAATCAATTCCAAACGAGGCCTCAAATAGCCACCGTTGGCTCATGCTGCCTTGTCACCGTCATCTGCGACGGGACGCTCTACGTGGCCAACGCGGGAGACTCGCGTGCCGTGCTGGGACAAGTCATGAAGGCAACCGGCGATGTTCACGCTGCTCAGCTCTCGGATGAGCACAACGCGTCTATAGAGTCAGTGCGAAGGGAGCTTCAGGCCCTGCATCCGGACCACCCGGATATAGTGGTCCTGAAGCATAACGTTTGGAGAGTCAAAGGAATCATTCAG GTTTCAAGATCGATTGGGGATGTGTATCTGAAACGGTCGGAGTTCAACAGGGAACCGCTGTACGCGAAATTCAGACTGAGGGCACCGTTCAGCAGGCCGTTACTGAGTGCAGAGCCGGCGGTGACGGTGCATAGGCTGCAGGAGCAGGACAAGTTTATAATATGTGCGTCAGATGGACTATGGGAACATATGAGTAACCAAGAAGCAGTAGAGATGGTGCAGAACCATCCGCGTAAC GGGATAGCAAAGAGGCTGGTGAAAATGGCGCTACAAGAAGCGgcgaagaagagagagatgagatacTCAGACCTGAAGAAGATAGAGAGAGGGGTGAGAAGGCATTTCCACGATGACATAACGGTGATAGTTGTGTTCTTGGATGCAAAGCCTGGTGAGTTGAGAGGACCGGTAGTGTCAGTGAGAGGCGCGGGTGTGAGCATTCCCAAGAAAACATAG
- the BNAC03G60010D gene encoding uncharacterized protein BNAC03G60010D → MVVVSLTNASGFIRLAHPSHRRIPRFGPSSSKFPRDSSLNGRVSYKPIVGGYPTVSVCFARQSTSLHDEPEPPLWLSLVRDIFGSTGSLFSFMAEQPSQLKFIEWPSFTTTLKTATLSLFLVAVFIVTLSSVDSALCYVLSLILRKSL, encoded by the exons ATGGTGGTAGTATCTCTCACAAATGCTTCAG GTTTTATCCGATTGGCTCATCCGTCACACCGGAGGATTCCAAGGTTCGGACCTAGCAGCTCCAAGTTTCCTCGGGATTCG AGTCTCAATGGGAGAGTTAGCTATAAGCCTATTGTGGGTGGGTATCCCACAGTGTCCGTATGTTTCGCACGCCAAAGTACGAGCTTACATGATGAGCCAGAGCCCCCTTTATGGTTGAGCCTTGTTAGGGACATTTTCGG GAGCACGGGATCGCTCTTCTCCTTTATGGCTGAGCAGCCGAGCCAGCTGAAATTCATAGAGTGGCCTAGTTTTACTACCACG CTCAAGACTGCCACACTGAGTCTCTTTCTTGTAGCTGTTTTCATTGTTACACTATCGTCAGTGGACTCTGCTCTTTGTTACGTATTGTCTCTCATCTTGAGGAAATCCCTATGA